From Rhodococcus sp. B7740, one genomic window encodes:
- the ettA gene encoding energy-dependent translational throttle protein EttA, producing MAEFIYTMKKVRKAHGDKVILDDVTMSFYPGAKIGVVGPNGAGKSSILKIMAGIDQPGNGEAFLAPGASVGILMQEPVLDDTKTVRENVEDGLGETMVQLKRYNEIAELMATDYSDELMEEMGELQEKLDHADAWEIDSQLEQAMDALRCPPPESPVTNLSGGEKRRVALCKLLLSKPDLLLLDEPTNHLDAESVLWLEQHLAAYSGAILAVTHDRYFLDHVAQWIAEVDRGHLYPYEGNYSTYLEKKAERLEVSGKKDQKLQKRLKDELAWVRSGAKARQAKSKSRLARYDEMVAEAEKTRKLDFDEIQIPNPPRLGDVVVEVKSLDKGFDGRVLIKDLSFTLPRNGIVGVIGPNGVGKTTLFKTIVGLEEPDGGEVKIGQTVKLSYVDQNRSGIDSKKTVWETVSDGLDFITVGNSEFPSRAYISSFGFKGHDQQKPAGVLSGGERNRLNLAMTLKQGGNLILLDEPTNDLDVETLGSLENALEEFPGCAVVISHDRWFLDRTCTHILAWEGGFGDNEAAWYWYEGNFEGYEANKVERLGPDAARPHRVTHRKLTRD from the coding sequence ATGGCTGAATTCATTTACACCATGAAGAAGGTGCGCAAGGCGCACGGCGACAAAGTCATCCTCGACGACGTGACGATGAGCTTCTATCCGGGAGCGAAGATCGGCGTCGTCGGCCCCAACGGCGCCGGTAAGTCCAGCATCCTCAAGATCATGGCGGGAATCGATCAGCCCGGAAACGGTGAGGCGTTCCTCGCTCCCGGTGCCTCGGTCGGCATCCTCATGCAGGAACCGGTCCTCGACGACACCAAGACCGTTCGTGAGAACGTCGAGGACGGCCTCGGCGAGACGATGGTCCAGCTCAAGCGGTACAACGAGATCGCCGAGCTGATGGCCACCGACTACTCCGACGAGCTGATGGAAGAGATGGGCGAGCTGCAGGAGAAGCTCGACCACGCCGATGCCTGGGAGATCGACTCCCAGCTCGAACAGGCGATGGACGCGCTGCGCTGCCCGCCGCCCGAGTCGCCCGTCACCAACCTCTCCGGTGGTGAGAAGCGCCGCGTGGCGCTGTGCAAGCTGCTGCTGAGCAAGCCGGACCTGCTGCTGCTCGACGAGCCGACCAACCACCTCGACGCCGAGAGCGTGCTCTGGCTCGAGCAGCACCTGGCCGCGTACTCGGGTGCAATTCTCGCCGTCACACACGACCGGTACTTCCTCGACCACGTGGCGCAGTGGATCGCCGAGGTCGACCGCGGACACCTGTACCCGTACGAGGGCAACTACTCCACGTACCTGGAGAAGAAGGCCGAACGCCTCGAGGTATCGGGCAAGAAGGACCAGAAGCTGCAGAAGCGCCTCAAGGACGAACTCGCCTGGGTTCGCTCCGGTGCCAAGGCGCGTCAGGCCAAGAGCAAGTCTCGTCTGGCTCGTTACGACGAGATGGTGGCCGAGGCCGAGAAGACCAGGAAGCTCGACTTCGACGAGATCCAGATCCCCAACCCGCCGCGCCTCGGCGACGTCGTGGTGGAGGTCAAGAGCCTGGACAAGGGCTTCGACGGCCGCGTACTGATCAAGGATCTCTCGTTCACGTTGCCCCGCAACGGCATCGTCGGCGTCATCGGCCCCAACGGTGTCGGTAAGACGACGCTGTTCAAGACGATCGTCGGGCTCGAGGAGCCGGACGGCGGTGAGGTCAAGATCGGACAGACGGTCAAACTCAGCTACGTCGACCAGAACCGGTCGGGCATCGACTCGAAGAAGACGGTGTGGGAGACGGTCTCCGACGGCCTCGACTTCATCACCGTCGGCAACTCCGAGTTCCCGTCCCGCGCGTACATCAGTTCGTTCGGGTTCAAGGGTCACGATCAGCAGAAGCCTGCAGGAGTTCTGTCCGGTGGTGAGCGCAACCGTCTGAACCTGGCGATGACACTCAAGCAGGGCGGCAACCTGATCCTGCTCGACGAGCCGACCAACGACCTCGACGTCGAAACACTCGGATCGCTCGAGAACGCGCTCGAGGAATTCCCCGGTTGCGCCGTGGTCATCTCGCACGACCGGTGGTTCCTGGACCGCACCTGCACGCACATCCTGGCGTGGGAAGGTGGCTTCGGCGACAACGAGGCCGCGTGGTACTGGTACGAGGGCAACTTCGAGGGCTACGAGGCCAACAAGGTCGAACGCCTCGGACCCGACGCGGCCCGTCCGCATCGCGTCACACACCGGAAGCTGACCAGGGACTGA
- a CDS encoding acyl-CoA thioesterase gives MAGKTFTCTLQVRWGDSDRLGHVNNTRFVEYLQEGRVQFLNAVLGGSKQRGAAVVRKLVTDFLHPILDDSGPLTIELWVTRIGTTSYGVRHVVTDRDGKVCADAEATMVAFDLATSSSRPLDEHERGLLTEYLHVE, from the coding sequence GTGGCAGGAAAGACCTTCACCTGCACGCTCCAGGTGCGGTGGGGAGATTCCGATCGCCTCGGCCACGTCAACAACACCCGCTTCGTCGAATACCTCCAGGAAGGCCGCGTTCAGTTTCTGAACGCGGTCTTGGGAGGCTCGAAGCAACGGGGTGCGGCCGTGGTCCGAAAGCTCGTCACCGATTTTCTGCACCCGATTCTCGACGACTCCGGACCGTTGACGATCGAGCTGTGGGTCACGCGTATCGGGACCACCTCCTACGGCGTCCGGCACGTGGTGACCGACCGCGACGGAAAAGTGTGCGCGGATGCCGAGGCGACGATGGTCGCATTCGATCTCGCCACCTCGTCGTCGCGTCCTCTGGACGAGCACGAGCGGGGACTGCTCACCGAGTACCTGCACGTCGAATAG
- a CDS encoding NAD-glutamate dehydrogenase gives MPRSLDLPDNDWADGLDDRLLAELATLRAEYFEHVDTTAVGASAHSPDTTSFHRHVRLAAQRRPETANVAVHRPSESSSAAHRAAGSYLQIVTDDMPLLVESVISLLSRLGIEYTDVVHPILSVARDADGKLTGLTADGRRESWIHVQLHPATSEDALARVESEARRVLADVRQVVGDTDRMRRVQAEVADLLDGAAQRAGDPESDIAVDHRDAAALLRWLGDGHYTLLGYRRYRIDGVDGARTATGDESSSLGVLRDAAHEVDGSEPLGQRDLVTLTQGASPATVHRAVYPYFVSVLDNENSAEHRFVGVFTVTALHENVLDIPVIERRVRSVIARAGHDLGSFSGQAMLEVLQSMPRSELFATSAAWLFETASAVLALGRRRKVKLFVRPDASGSFVSALVYLPRDRYTTRVRLAIQDRLLRELGGTSLDYTARVTESDLALLHVTVRRAPGTASTELGAEDITRIEAALTETTRTWEDSLGDAVSLDRTVDPLRIQRYTEAFPEAYKQDFSPARAVTDIARLEGLGAESIDMQLYRNEQSAVGSWRFSLYIGGAGVSLSQVLPILQSLGVEVDDERPYPVVRPDGMSCWIYDFGLSASREMLRSAIDGDIDAELSEAGTADRESRVQHRFTDAFAAVWSGAAEADRFNELVMRAGLHWRQAVVLRAYAKYLRQAGFPYSQFNIEGVLLTHPRTARLLVGLFEAQFDPEASSEENAQSIGTQLGELIDEVVSLDADRILRSMFELIRATLRTNYFVVGVDGEHREYLSLKFDPQSIAELPKPKPKFEIFVYSPRVEGVHLRFGAVARGGLRWSDRREDFRTEILGLAKAQMVKNAVIVPVGAKGGFVVKRPPVVTGDADRDRQAHAEEGKACYRLFIAGLLDITDNLDRATGTVTVPTGVVRRDGDDTYLVVAADKGTATFSDMANDVAAKYGFWLGDAFASGGSAGYDHKAMGITAKGAWESVKRHFRELGIDTQSQDFTVVGVGDMSGDVFGNGMLLSRHIRLLAAFDHRHIFLDPDPERESSFAERERLFALPRSSWADYDTSLISAGGGVWERTRKSVPISAAARAALGLGDSVDALSPPELVNAILRAPADLLWNGGIGTYIKASTETNAEVGDKANDMVRVDGIDVRAAVVGEGGNLGATALGRIEYAAAGGKINTDAVDNSAGVDCSDHEVNIKILLETAITNGNLAREDRDELLASMTDEVGRLVLWDNIMQNELLGTSRFDAPSLVTVHSRVIEDLEVRRGLDRELEALPTEADLRRRKQDGRGLTSPELATLMAHVKLALEAELLDSELPDSDVFAPRLPKYFPEPLREPYADAITAHPLRRQLVATTLANEAIDCGGITFPYRLTEDSGAAGTDAIRAFAAATEIFGLDEVWNSIRAADVPTAVSAELLLESRRMLDRVSRWLLANRPQPLAVGAEISRYAGQVRALQPSVATWISGHQASDLDSRSAAAIERGAPADLARRIYGLLDVYCLLDIIDIADIVDRDGAEVAELYFALDAHIGIDWLLTAVSKLARGDRWHSLARLALRDDLYSSLRGITQAVLAGGEPEESVAEKIAEWESTNSSRLARSRAALTEIAESGTLDLATLSVAARQVRNMVP, from the coding sequence ATGCCACGCTCGCTGGACCTGCCCGACAACGATTGGGCCGACGGGCTCGACGACCGACTCCTGGCCGAGCTGGCGACCCTGCGTGCCGAGTACTTCGAGCACGTGGACACGACGGCCGTCGGAGCGTCCGCGCACAGCCCCGACACCACGTCCTTTCATCGGCACGTCCGGTTGGCCGCGCAGCGGCGTCCCGAGACCGCGAACGTGGCGGTTCACCGACCGAGTGAGTCGAGTTCTGCCGCCCATCGGGCCGCGGGCAGCTACCTGCAGATCGTCACCGACGACATGCCGCTCCTCGTCGAATCGGTCATCTCGCTGCTCTCCCGACTCGGCATCGAGTACACCGACGTCGTTCATCCCATCCTCTCGGTGGCCCGCGACGCCGACGGCAAGCTGACGGGCCTGACCGCCGACGGTCGACGCGAATCCTGGATTCACGTTCAGCTGCATCCCGCCACGTCCGAGGACGCGCTCGCCCGCGTCGAGTCGGAGGCGCGCCGGGTGTTGGCCGACGTGCGTCAGGTGGTCGGCGACACCGATCGAATGCGTCGGGTGCAGGCCGAAGTCGCCGATCTTCTCGACGGAGCGGCCCAGCGGGCCGGTGATCCGGAGTCCGACATCGCCGTCGATCATCGCGACGCCGCCGCGTTGCTGCGCTGGCTGGGCGACGGCCATTACACGCTCCTCGGCTACCGCCGCTACCGGATCGACGGAGTCGACGGCGCACGGACGGCCACCGGCGACGAGTCGAGCAGTCTCGGTGTCCTGCGCGACGCGGCGCACGAGGTGGACGGCTCGGAACCCCTCGGTCAGCGCGATCTGGTGACCCTGACGCAGGGTGCGAGTCCGGCCACGGTGCACCGCGCGGTCTACCCCTACTTCGTGAGTGTTCTCGACAACGAGAACTCCGCCGAGCACCGCTTCGTCGGCGTCTTCACCGTCACGGCGCTGCACGAGAACGTGCTCGACATTCCGGTGATCGAGCGTCGGGTTCGATCGGTGATCGCCCGCGCAGGCCACGATCTCGGGTCGTTCTCCGGTCAGGCGATGCTCGAGGTGCTGCAGTCGATGCCGCGCTCGGAACTGTTCGCGACCTCTGCGGCCTGGCTGTTCGAGACCGCGAGTGCTGTTCTGGCACTTGGCCGTCGGCGCAAGGTCAAACTGTTCGTCCGGCCCGACGCCAGCGGCTCCTTCGTCTCCGCCCTGGTGTACCTGCCGCGCGATCGCTACACCACCCGTGTGCGTCTCGCCATCCAGGATCGGTTGCTCCGCGAACTCGGTGGTACCTCTCTCGACTACACAGCGCGCGTGACGGAATCGGACCTGGCGCTGTTGCACGTGACCGTTCGTCGCGCACCGGGAACGGCGTCGACGGAGCTCGGTGCCGAGGACATCACCCGGATCGAGGCGGCTCTGACCGAGACCACCAGAACCTGGGAGGATTCCCTCGGCGACGCAGTCTCGCTCGACCGTACGGTCGACCCGCTGCGGATTCAGCGGTACACCGAGGCGTTCCCCGAGGCCTACAAGCAGGATTTCAGTCCGGCTCGGGCGGTCACCGACATCGCGCGCCTCGAAGGGCTCGGTGCCGAGTCGATAGACATGCAGCTCTACCGCAACGAGCAGTCCGCCGTTGGCAGTTGGCGGTTCTCGTTGTACATCGGCGGCGCGGGCGTCTCGCTGTCGCAGGTGCTGCCCATTTTGCAGAGCCTCGGCGTCGAGGTCGACGACGAACGACCGTACCCCGTGGTTCGGCCGGACGGAATGTCTTGCTGGATATATGATTTCGGGCTCTCCGCCTCGCGCGAGATGCTGCGCTCGGCAATCGACGGTGACATCGATGCGGAATTGTCAGAGGCAGGCACCGCCGATCGTGAGAGCCGAGTGCAGCACCGGTTCACCGACGCGTTCGCGGCGGTGTGGAGCGGCGCTGCCGAGGCGGACCGGTTCAACGAGCTGGTCATGCGCGCGGGCCTGCACTGGCGGCAGGCCGTGGTGTTGCGCGCCTACGCGAAGTATCTGCGCCAGGCCGGTTTTCCCTACAGTCAGTTCAACATCGAAGGTGTGCTGCTGACGCATCCGCGCACCGCTCGGCTGTTGGTCGGGTTGTTCGAGGCGCAGTTCGATCCCGAGGCGAGCTCGGAGGAGAACGCGCAGTCGATCGGCACCCAGCTGGGGGAACTGATCGACGAGGTCGTCAGCCTCGATGCCGACCGAATCCTGCGCAGCATGTTCGAGCTGATTCGCGCGACCTTGCGAACCAACTACTTCGTGGTGGGAGTCGACGGCGAACATCGCGAGTACCTCTCGCTCAAGTTCGACCCGCAGTCGATCGCCGAATTGCCCAAGCCGAAGCCGAAGTTCGAGATCTTCGTGTACTCACCCCGCGTCGAAGGTGTGCACCTGCGGTTCGGGGCCGTGGCTCGCGGCGGACTCCGCTGGTCGGATCGACGTGAGGACTTCCGGACCGAAATCCTCGGACTCGCCAAAGCCCAGATGGTCAAGAACGCCGTCATCGTGCCGGTCGGAGCCAAAGGCGGATTCGTCGTCAAGCGGCCCCCCGTCGTGACCGGTGACGCCGATCGAGATCGTCAGGCCCATGCCGAGGAAGGCAAGGCCTGCTACCGGCTGTTCATCGCCGGGTTGCTCGACATCACCGACAATCTCGACCGTGCCACCGGAACGGTGACGGTTCCCACCGGCGTCGTACGCCGCGACGGAGACGACACCTACCTGGTCGTTGCCGCGGACAAGGGCACCGCGACGTTCTCCGACATGGCCAACGACGTGGCCGCGAAGTACGGCTTCTGGCTCGGCGACGCCTTCGCCTCCGGTGGTTCGGCCGGCTACGACCACAAAGCCATGGGCATCACCGCCAAGGGTGCGTGGGAGAGCGTCAAACGCCACTTCCGCGAGCTCGGAATCGACACGCAGAGCCAGGATTTCACCGTCGTCGGTGTCGGCGACATGAGCGGAGACGTGTTCGGCAACGGCATGTTGCTCAGCCGGCACATTCGCCTGCTCGCCGCGTTCGATCACCGGCACATCTTTCTCGATCCCGACCCCGAGCGTGAGTCCTCGTTCGCCGAGCGGGAGCGGTTGTTCGCACTGCCGCGGTCGTCGTGGGCGGACTACGACACCTCGCTCATCAGTGCGGGCGGTGGAGTGTGGGAACGGACCCGTAAGTCCGTCCCGATCAGTGCGGCTGCACGCGCCGCCCTGGGGCTGGGCGATTCCGTGGACGCGCTGTCTCCGCCGGAGCTGGTGAACGCAATCCTTCGGGCCCCGGCCGATCTGCTGTGGAACGGCGGAATCGGCACGTACATCAAGGCATCGACGGAGACCAATGCCGAGGTCGGCGACAAGGCCAACGACATGGTCAGGGTCGACGGAATCGACGTCCGCGCCGCAGTGGTGGGGGAGGGCGGCAACCTCGGAGCCACCGCCCTGGGCCGCATCGAATACGCCGCTGCCGGAGGCAAGATCAACACCGACGCCGTGGACAACTCGGCGGGTGTCGACTGCTCCGATCACGAGGTCAACATCAAGATCCTGTTGGAAACGGCCATCACCAACGGCAACCTGGCGCGCGAGGATCGAGACGAGCTGCTCGCGTCCATGACCGACGAGGTGGGCAGATTGGTGTTGTGGGACAACATCATGCAGAACGAGCTGCTCGGCACATCGAGGTTCGACGCACCGAGCCTGGTCACCGTGCACAGTCGGGTGATCGAGGATCTGGAAGTGCGCCGCGGACTCGACCGCGAGCTCGAGGCGCTACCGACCGAGGCGGACCTGCGGCGACGCAAGCAGGACGGCCGAGGATTGACCTCGCCGGAACTGGCGACGTTGATGGCTCACGTGAAGTTGGCTTTGGAAGCGGAGTTGCTAGACAGCGAACTCCCCGACAGCGACGTCTTCGCTCCGCGGCTACCCAAGTACTTCCCCGAGCCGCTGCGCGAGCCGTATGCCGACGCGATCACCGCACATCCGCTCCGGCGGCAGCTGGTGGCCACGACGCTGGCCAACGAGGCCATCGACTGCGGCGGCATCACGTTCCCCTACAGATTGACCGAGGATTCGGGTGCGGCAGGCACCGATGCCATTCGCGCGTTCGCGGCCGCCACCGAGATATTCGGACTCGACGAGGTGTGGAACTCGATCAGGGCCGCGGACGTGCCGACAGCGGTTTCGGCCGAACTGTTGCTGGAGTCGCGCCGCATGCTCGACCGCGTCTCGCGGTGGCTGCTCGCCAACCGTCCCCAGCCGCTGGCCGTCGGAGCCGAGATCAGCCGGTACGCCGGCCAGGTGCGGGCACTGCAACCGTCTGTGGCGACGTGGATCTCCGGGCATCAAGCCAGCGACCTGGACTCGCGATCGGCTGCGGCGATCGAACGCGGCGCGCCGGCCGACCTGGCTCGTCGGATCTACGGGTTGCTCGACGTGTACTGCCTGCTCGACATCATCGACATCGCCGACATCGTGGATCGGGACGGAGCCGAGGTCGCCGAGCTCTATTTCGCCCTGGACGCGCACATCGGTATCGACTGGTTGCTCACTGCCGTCTCCAAGCTGGCTCGTGGAGATCGCTGGCACTCGTTGGCGCGCTTGGCCCTTCGCGACGACCTGTACTCCTCTCTCCGGGGAATCACGCAGGCCGTACTGGCCGGCGGCGAGCCGGAGGAGTCGGTAGCGGAGAAGATCGCGGAATGGGAGTCGACCAACTCGTCCCGGCTCGCGAGGTCTCGCGCGGCATTGACCGAGATCGCCGAGTCGGGAACCCTCGACCTGGCCACCCTGTCGGTCGCTGCCCGACAGGTGCGCAACATGGTGCCGTGA
- a CDS encoding acyl-CoA thioesterase, whose protein sequence is MSVPDAHLSDQRPATARVGFHATVDVRWSDMDVYQHINHARMVTLLEEARIPWLLVDGRPTANLRHGAVIADLHVKYRGQLRHEDGPLDVFMWIDAVRAVDFVVGYEVRARGASLDTPASVVASTQIAAFDIDAQRLRRLTPTEREFLMSWQRV, encoded by the coding sequence GTGAGTGTGCCCGACGCCCATCTGTCCGACCAGCGACCTGCAACCGCGCGAGTGGGCTTCCATGCCACCGTGGACGTGCGGTGGTCGGACATGGATGTGTACCAACACATCAACCATGCCCGGATGGTCACTCTCCTCGAAGAGGCCCGCATTCCGTGGCTGTTGGTGGACGGCAGGCCCACGGCGAACCTGCGTCACGGAGCGGTGATCGCGGATCTGCACGTGAAGTATCGAGGCCAGCTCCGGCACGAGGACGGCCCTCTCGATGTCTTCATGTGGATCGATGCGGTGCGGGCGGTGGACTTCGTCGTCGGCTACGAGGTGCGGGCCAGGGGTGCCTCGCTGGACACCCCTGCCTCCGTCGTGGCCTCGACGCAGATCGCGGCGTTCGACATCGATGCGCAGCGGTTGCGTCGACTCACCCCGACCGAGCGCGAGTTCTTGATGAGCTGGCAGCGTGTATGA
- a CDS encoding glycoside hydrolase family 13 protein, with protein MTDPIESSELLWWQDAVFYQIYPRSFADSNGDGIGDLDGIRDKLGYLELLGIDAVWIGPITRSPMADHGYDVSDPRDIDPLFGNLEIFDALVDEAHARDIKVTMDLVPNHTSSEHPWFRSALTATRGSAERDRYIFRDGRGDDGSQPPNNWPSIFGGPAWTRITEPDGSPGQWYLHIFAPEQPDLNWDNPEVFEDFARTLRFWLSRGVDGFRLDVAHGMAKPVDLADMSLELNALMKNDDDDPRFNNPRVHELHRRIRAVMDEFPDAVTVGEIWVQDNVRFSEYIRPDELHLGFNFRLASVDFDASTIRDAISNSLAAVELVAGTPTWTLSNHDVEREVTRYGGGDRGRARSRAMILVELALPGTIFVYNGAELGLPNVQLPDSALQDPVWERSGHAERGRDGCRVPMPWEGHSPPFGFSSTDRTWLPMPPEWDGYTAEAQLEDVDSMLSLYRTAFELRALRPEFTGTGIDWYGSPPGCLAFRRSGGLICALNASEESIPLPPGELLLASAPLVDGKLPANAAAWLV; from the coding sequence GTGACCGATCCGATCGAAAGCTCCGAGCTGCTGTGGTGGCAGGACGCCGTCTTCTACCAGATCTATCCCCGGTCGTTCGCGGACTCCAACGGTGACGGCATCGGTGACCTCGACGGAATTCGGGACAAGCTCGGCTACCTCGAACTGCTTGGTATCGACGCCGTCTGGATCGGACCCATCACGCGGTCGCCCATGGCCGATCACGGGTACGACGTGTCCGATCCTCGCGACATCGACCCCTTGTTCGGCAACCTGGAGATCTTCGACGCGTTGGTCGACGAGGCTCATGCGCGCGACATCAAGGTCACGATGGATCTGGTGCCCAATCACACCAGCAGCGAGCACCCGTGGTTCAGATCGGCCCTCACTGCTACGCGCGGTAGTGCCGAACGAGACCGCTACATCTTTCGAGACGGACGGGGTGACGACGGTTCGCAGCCACCGAACAACTGGCCGAGCATCTTCGGTGGCCCGGCCTGGACCCGCATCACCGAGCCCGACGGGTCCCCCGGCCAGTGGTACCTGCACATCTTCGCGCCCGAGCAGCCGGATCTGAACTGGGACAATCCCGAGGTGTTCGAGGACTTCGCGCGCACCCTGCGATTCTGGCTCTCCCGCGGCGTCGACGGCTTCCGACTCGACGTGGCGCACGGAATGGCCAAACCGGTGGACCTGGCCGACATGAGTCTCGAACTGAACGCGTTGATGAAGAACGACGACGACGATCCCCGATTCAACAACCCTCGGGTCCACGAGCTGCATCGACGCATCAGAGCCGTCATGGACGAATTCCCCGACGCGGTGACCGTGGGCGAGATCTGGGTGCAGGACAACGTGCGGTTCTCCGAATACATCCGGCCCGACGAGCTGCACCTGGGCTTCAACTTCCGGCTGGCCAGTGTCGATTTCGATGCGTCGACCATCCGCGACGCCATCTCCAATTCCCTCGCCGCTGTCGAACTGGTTGCCGGAACTCCCACGTGGACATTGTCGAACCACGACGTCGAGCGCGAAGTCACCCGGTACGGCGGTGGGGACCGGGGTCGGGCGCGCTCCCGCGCCATGATTCTCGTCGAATTGGCCCTTCCCGGAACAATTTTCGTGTACAACGGTGCCGAGCTCGGGTTGCCCAACGTGCAACTGCCCGACAGCGCGTTGCAGGATCCGGTGTGGGAGCGATCCGGGCATGCCGAACGTGGCCGAGACGGCTGTCGGGTGCCGATGCCCTGGGAGGGACACTCACCGCCCTTCGGATTCTCCTCCACGGATCGAACCTGGTTGCCGATGCCGCCGGAGTGGGACGGGTACACCGCCGAGGCGCAACTCGAGGACGTCGATTCGATGCTGAGCCTCTACCGGACGGCCTTCGAACTGCGGGCGCTGCGTCCGGAGTTCACCGGCACCGGAATCGATTGGTACGGATCACCTCCCGGCTGCCTGGCGTTTCGCCGAAGCGGGGGCCTGATCTGTGCCCTGAACGCGTCGGAGGAGTCGATCCCGCTGCCTCCCGGCGAGTTGCTGCTGGCCAGTGCCCCGCTGGTGGACGGCAAACTCCCAGCGAACGCTGCTGCGTGGCTCGTCTAA
- a CDS encoding cupin domain-containing protein has translation MITSTIEAVRLGDIALDDSPIEPTWILEGNPQARLAEWSKSIDGTTTTNVWDCTAGRFRWYFAVDEIVHIMDGSVTVSSDDHAPRTLLPGDAALFRAGTWSEWHVENYVRKHAILRQHLPAPVSFALKVAGSVRARMGNLKAAAGGKSPQRVGSL, from the coding sequence ATGATCACTTCGACCATCGAAGCCGTACGACTCGGCGACATCGCACTCGACGACAGCCCCATCGAACCCACCTGGATTCTCGAAGGAAACCCGCAGGCGCGCCTCGCCGAGTGGTCGAAGAGCATCGACGGCACTACCACCACCAACGTGTGGGACTGCACTGCGGGACGTTTCCGTTGGTACTTCGCCGTCGACGAGATCGTGCACATCATGGACGGTTCGGTGACCGTGTCCAGTGACGACCACGCACCGCGCACCCTGCTCCCGGGTGATGCTGCACTGTTCCGTGCGGGCACCTGGTCGGAGTGGCACGTCGAGAACTACGTACGCAAGCACGCCATTCTGCGCCAGCATCTGCCGGCACCCGTGAGTTTCGCCCTCAAGGTGGCCGGTTCCGTTCGCGCCCGCATGGGCAATCTCAAGGCCGCCGCCGGCGGCAAGAGCCCGCAGCGGGTCGGATCGCTGTAA
- a CDS encoding globin, with translation MTEPQQTFYDAVGGAETFRSLTAKFYEEVAKDEIVRPLYPEEDLAPAERRMRMFLEQYWGGPRTYSDERGHPRLRMRHNPFRIGPMERDAWLRCMHIAIASIDPKVMDSAHRAQLIDYMEMAANSMMNSAI, from the coding sequence ATGACCGAACCGCAGCAGACGTTCTACGACGCGGTAGGCGGTGCCGAGACGTTCCGGTCACTCACGGCGAAGTTCTACGAGGAAGTCGCCAAGGACGAGATTGTGCGCCCGTTGTACCCGGAAGAGGATCTGGCACCGGCCGAACGGCGGATGCGGATGTTCCTCGAACAGTACTGGGGCGGTCCGCGGACGTACTCCGACGAGCGCGGCCATCCTCGATTGCGGATGCGACACAACCCGTTTCGGATCGGACCGATGGAGCGGGACGCGTGGCTTCGCTGCATGCACATCGCGATCGCGTCGATCGACCCGAAGGTCATGGACTCCGCGCACCGAGCACAGTTGATCGACTACATGGAGATGGCCGCCAATTCGATGATGAACTCGGCGATCTGA
- a CDS encoding mechanosensitive ion channel family protein, translating to MSASSLPDPSLLRDLDTRAFELTETGRDWLVDRPLQALGYLVLAIVLRLVLHKLIDRFTRNNVGKSPMLLRPLRDRSSSTVKGAILNERRKQRANTIGSVLKSAVSVMILTWFVLSVLDVAGVNVAPFIASAGIVGVALGFGAQNLVRDFLSGIFMLLEDQYGVGDVVDLGEATGTVESVGLRVTTIRDVNGTVWYCRNGEVLRVGNMSQGFAVAVLDLPVSHTANIDEARAVAERTTLKVVESKDFADDILEPPEMLGVNAVSADTVTIRITIKTRPGRQWAVQRRLHQEILQAFDDADIKAPYALGRPGGVVAERGN from the coding sequence CTGTCCGCATCGTCCCTTCCCGACCCGTCGCTGTTGCGAGATCTCGACACCCGAGCTTTCGAGTTGACGGAGACCGGACGCGACTGGTTGGTCGATCGTCCGCTGCAGGCTCTGGGCTATCTGGTCCTCGCCATCGTGCTGCGACTGGTCCTGCACAAACTGATCGACCGATTCACCCGCAACAACGTCGGGAAGTCTCCGATGCTGTTGCGTCCGCTCCGCGACCGGTCGTCGAGCACCGTCAAGGGTGCGATTCTCAACGAGCGTCGCAAACAACGGGCCAACACGATCGGCTCGGTGCTCAAGTCGGCGGTCTCGGTCATGATTCTCACGTGGTTCGTGCTCTCGGTGCTCGATGTGGCGGGGGTCAATGTCGCTCCGTTCATCGCCTCGGCGGGCATCGTCGGTGTCGCCTTGGGCTTCGGTGCCCAGAACCTGGTTCGAGACTTTCTGTCGGGCATCTTCATGCTTCTCGAGGACCAGTACGGAGTGGGTGACGTCGTCGACCTCGGTGAAGCGACCGGCACCGTCGAGAGCGTGGGGCTACGCGTCACGACGATCAGGGATGTCAACGGCACGGTCTGGTACTGCCGCAACGGCGAGGTGCTGCGCGTGGGCAACATGAGTCAGGGTTTCGCGGTCGCCGTTCTCGATCTGCCCGTGTCCCACACGGCCAACATCGACGAGGCCCGCGCAGTCGCCGAACGCACCACGCTGAAGGTGGTGGAGTCGAAAGACTTCGCCGACGACATTCTCGAACCGCCCGAGATGCTCGGGGTCAATGCGGTCAGCGCCGACACGGTCACCATCCGCATCACGATCAAGACCCGCCCCGGCCGCCAGTGGGCCGTGCAGCGCCGACTCCACCAGGAGATACTCCAGGCATTCGACGATGCCGACATCAAGGCACCGTACGCACTGGGTCGCCCGGGTGGGGTCGTGGCCGAGCGCGGCAACTGA